A stretch of the Diprion similis isolate iyDipSimi1 chromosome 14, iyDipSimi1.1, whole genome shotgun sequence genome encodes the following:
- the LOC124414514 gene encoding LOW QUALITY PROTEIN: uncharacterized protein LOC124414514 (The sequence of the model RefSeq protein was modified relative to this genomic sequence to represent the inferred CDS: substituted 1 base at 1 genomic stop codon), protein MYSYIGISKPEDTSMDEQLHIKDVITTEIETRQRNLSEVKEIIRNNIEKYRNELSSIQDNDTDDSRKDDDDDITASKTNEFGIFSILLNFLHFIPQFCYNLITPFYKRLYNKDSEQHEKQNTRISLSTIDHLYIDRKYVKHCLRLWLREVEDFTNNCSIDIISDILSSLDTVHDLVQIPTPLNQLMYYKLLMENCGIIGKDNEKIFVKKFKAKLLQQIILGDNSIRNELDFITAFNDFLCTFKNIQPITEELKMIDFISDYLPFNKFLDGITNLKADPNRQELLNLQEVAGCLEAKKDFALTKKFKEVVSAYMKPIEIRRQKLDGRLVIEVIGKRIVLSQILTPLERELLRNNSIEEVRIVGADILYIDADLKKKIWHGKNLIILVKSIKIDSNITWDISGQDNDHIYNQNAGTGNDGHGKRGADGFAGESGGNVLLQADDINNPDKLVINSHGGKGSRGQNGGDGTDGKDGKGIERTDFDTTFPSVVKFCAPEPMLKNLLLTTVSAIEDRTQRIQKTSCHSVRISQDWFMREVTNEGNEIIFSYCGPNLVTNNQAFLLYRGSPGQPGKQGGEYGLGGQGGYGGEIMINNLSIAFNARQGKDGENGKGGCCGEYGKNGWDMGYTDYQMWPEAKFYGRDYKSKLDIEYFTNPNHPDAVWCPDVRKWAVIRTSNIPHRRLMAHEVRNNIRQNYERQHQANPTRKKTISQSKISADYSHHFSSVEANISSNLQSNFNNINQIALQAMANNIEQQEEVTSDVRVQRHIKFSDQNISSRCKNIVPVSTSSVDLECSNELDVQSLIDQWKNHSLSENWHKLKCVEINKLQLGELISAFEIIKCKFFDNQESQSSQEYNELLDIEKLLNSKYRFSILQEVATKLPFHENINYQPKLTPERAALHLVVGRDNQNDISHEFLGCLNQYIYADGKKKRTKVFQFCKRKLNTINYEALWPSVRAFVIEAGKSEQIDSHLGEYYNEYVRFLGKQEQRLNIFFDLFESELKRHSDIHSLWIDAKNNPFLKDELXIEMSKHNFLNALYDRFIKQPKQMYNWKKCCQNQNVLNKWSEHICAKGPLSDSYRELLAHVFNVNIRLYIEDEDNKLHLFDNHKPSSDQNIHILLRGSRFIQLKFNKNYLDLENACNKNESLYAYMLAEFKALNKKDDYDKFLDIQTLLSDSRFCGNDYYTITEEMERFQSPDTKVITSTGSLNLEVGKSNQIYSDIEKYDYNCEESSEKQQNGSGVFFECFHSELKRHKHVFALWIESIKQPSVNNELEKEIQKHEFLNGLYNRFINELSSEFDLTKYANDAVIFRESNNHIPARRLLSKSCTDLHCDLIKNYHELETEYINQSNKFIQVFAQIVSFDRKEEFAEYLKKLMYVSNANFLKHHAVSEEQEIITISEYFTDPEERSQIKKRLEKITSQYSGYQGILRTVSKRFANDGRHVSFQELCCVVNSILTSVVEDRNEQNTFSWIIAAYPQKNWIDELVLLQIEKFLQQPSVHKSKWREYLSKIENKEVVLLFRSKLNQQKSTCPISNKCIEDTLHLLSNISDQIVGLEELELSAWAYTLKERYWTHKLSLLTNWQQPEMLSKASYYLMSVENTFGMILIEKFLQIVEKKNFNSNLVTNILSKFHSGDWNLDTEVLDTLSSSDIDKWEEVMNHKFIGDGKERDVKRLIKLITDNANTSQSIRDELPEIENDISNIDRQTPVTNANPNSTSNIIENTITEDSRVHEKNLQLLAEIDDAIELKRGFKLRDTQKLAILVLLSHKRNTLAQVSTGEGKSLIVVAASIILTRRGEKVDIITSSSVLAKRDAENNKDIYDLFDVSASHNCNENIEKRREAYSNSQVVFGDLSSFQRDYLQDRFYGQNILGDRNFENVIVDEVDSMLLDKGNNMLYLSHDLAGLDKLQSIYIYIWQWVNRPAKSQEDLSLALDAKLIKEAVLNDLYGMITKEDITKLSSELDEQQVKTMWECLIEGNILDDHGKILITHINDDEFEIPLPTALNAYQSRLRYLLKECIARDRFIHVPNYLKPFIEQHLDTWINNAIIAVGMRECHDYVIDVDRTGTSSDLHPNITILDRDTGTDQANSQWDEALHQFLQLKHGCKLSTQSLKAIFISNVTYLKRYWHLYGLTGTLGSQRERELLKEIHSVDFVTIPTARPKQFYEDTPRLCHTKEKWIEEIFVEAKKLTVEKERSVLIICETIDDANTLHREFIKKGAINVHTYTRDYEEFDVAQGNRYLDQGQIIIATNLSGRGTDIKITNQLRKAGGLHVCLTYLPNNSRVEQQAFGRTSRNGDKGSGQLIVMVSDGLKHGNSKILELKKQRDAEELSRISEIKTYYETQITTEERCLSEFQKQYEDSLKRNLVKNGVCTEITKILLQSCLDQWAFWLDRNNKCIKNSTDESSKADFEKSLNNFINQLKHLKSQNFRNWLLWVDEQPIHMIKLGKYFIKNKQYTEAIKLFEKVIDQEPHFSEAAHYYKAFAMIKTIDWENNSVDEQNLEQMKSHLRDASRLFNEHSNFSMYTASLITNMKQFNYNSIVQINTYVEQQTSLSHLYSIFAQSIDEVLGQPVTAESFINHTDVDEELAEFIHEDLVAYNIFKMPSIETKISEEALNRISFDCGIFVDELREFLSVSKGKEIDEKLFSELKHKIKLPSKEYFWKLSVEENILYQETKCIIINVENMKRVDPSLLNLLRTKIDEEEFEQQTLECNHANEIALHGQQDMAQNNFDLQMNDCIVLKKSDFKEAIANNDEKYRALKKRGVILCNKKACVNIWKIASTNLPFYDSVTLENFISVNIPKNDADKILADLVEQRVLAKDKSTSHVYRLMILYYEIDQIRLPSYPIYQNAVRALLLRCFIYRIALQKIENQSTDPYVPICLNLPSRPHNKLIFELTDHRIISFDRVNKKTVDFEKNLKGIYNEMLTIQELRAMLFRNKIIPTIRNIKPLCDHLVTHGWLSLHESKYSINESNKRQALTQFKNIEETMRQVLDRRLQLSKQETLKHVIKTLQESGGILESLYAPDSRLTPLTESVAFNKLVKIEEVRIFNLNGLDEILRLEEKKWTRKMIFNTATVIVGGVCQIGLGTVIEYFSMGVMNNFGTAFFTEGISDIWYGINAFKSGYISWKDYKQNKIQNMIMTTLTCGVGAYISRGTKVSSFGHKITGPSLELSGKLTKSSGYELMKTVGTVGIVKEVGKRITSKTVNTIASGLANVGVDVFVKRKLQVLCNGIRSAILSDIEKQVGNHFVMAKLEAMYRKLGKIEAKKMVNDLTESFFSKRSIMEIILPIALPIVNAITRKITNAIKQFLRSGKCLQNFLIQTITKILALIPGVKYLVQADKVRKLTNNFLDTVDKKLTDLLDNNESNVNSNREILEEAQTRDDCESFKNEVIAQWKLLLHDEAGHLIEQEIVSPILNEGVVRLVRCCENVMKKQYKGITQRKYNKHIEQLKQTFQKNHQSTEIRKPSDQITFRRYIQNEYHKNLLKLTAKTKKNAPMDLACIDVCHQAVSKILEKQGIAGFNLNVKVKGITRYKFSSVKKTRVPGKIKGKIVELDLKDNQFRLHRSGTSTKTADSKAKNNCLYEALLGQINLSMDAKVFRAEVANCIEQNPNIRYRSKQDWSVS, encoded by the exons ATGTATAGCTATATTGGTATTTCAAAACCAGAAGATACTTCGATGGACGAACAGCTGCACATCAAAGATGTTATTACAACAGAAATTGAGACACGTCAACGAAATCTATCAGAAGTTAAAGAAATTATCAGAAACAATATTGAGAAATATAGAAATGAGTTGAGTTCAATTCAGGACAATGATACCGATGATTCAAGaaaggatgatgatgatgatattaCAGCATCAAAGACGAACGAATTCGGCATCTTTTCGATCCTTTTGAACTTCTTACATTTTATCCCGCAGTTTTGCTACAATCTTATTACACCGTTTTATAAACGACTTTACAACAAAGATTCAGAACAGCATGAGAAGCAAAATACCAGAATATCACTGAGTACTATTGACCATTTGTACATTGATCGAAAATATGTTAAACACTGTTTGCGATTATGGCTTCGAGAGGTGGAAGACTTTACAAATAATTGCAGTATTGACATTATTTCAGATATCCTTAGTTCACTGGATACTGTTCATGATTTAGTTCAAATACCTACACCATTAAACCAACTGATGTATTACAAACTTTTGATGGAAAATTGCGGAATCATTGGTAAAGATAATGAGAAGATATTTGTCAAAAAGTTCAAAGCAAAATTGTTACAACAAATAATTTTGGGTGACAATTCCATTAGAAATGAACTCGATTTCATAACAGCTTTTAATGATTTCTTGTgcactttcaaaaatattcagcCAATTACTGAGGAGCTTAAGATGATCGATTTTATCAGTGATTATCTACCgttcaataaatttcttgATGGAATTACAAATTTAAAGGCTGATCCGAATCGCCAAGAGCTTTTGAACTTGCAAGAAGTAGCAGGTTGCCTAGAAGCGAAAAAAGATTTTGCCCTGACTAAGAAATTCAAGGAAGTGGTTAGCGCTTATATGAAACCAATAGAAATACGAAGACAAAAACTAGACGGTCGATTAGTGATCGAGGTCATAGGTAAACGTATTGTTCTCAGTCAAATTTTAACCCCGTTAGAAAGAGAGCTTTTAAGAAATAATTCTATAGAAGAAGTACGCATTGTTGGAGCTGATATCTTATACATTGATGCTGAccttaaaaaaaagatttggcatggaaaaaatttaatcattttggtgaaatcaataaaaattgatagtaaCATTACTTGGGATATTTCCGGACAAGATAACGATCATATTTATAACCAAAATGCTGGGACTGGAAATGATGGTCATGGTAAACGCGGAGCAGATGGTTTTGCTGGGGAAAGTGGTGGTAATGTATTATTACAAGCGGATGATATAAATAATCCAGATAAGTTAGTTATTAATTCCCATGGTGGAAAAGGTAGTAGAGGCCAAAACGGTGGAGATGGAACTGACGGTAAAGATGGAAAAGGTATTGAACGCACGGATTTTGACACAACGTTTCCCTCCGTTGTCAAATTTTGTGCACCTGAACCGATGTTGAAGAATTTACTATTGACAACTGTTTCTGCTATCGAGGATCGTACACAACGTATACAAAAAACTTCTTGCCATTCTGTCAGAATCAGCCAGGATTGGTTCATGCGTGAAGTAACAAACGAAGGAaacgaaatcattttttcctaTTGTGGTCCTAATTTGGTAACGAATAATCAAGCTTTTTTGCTTTACAGAGGATCACCAGGACAGCCAGGAAAACAAGGTGGAGAATACGGATTAGGCGGTCAGGGAGGATATGGTGGTGaaattatgataaataatttgagTATTGCTTTTAATGCTAGACAAGGAAAAGATGGAGAAAATGGAAAAGGTGGCTGCTGTGGTGAATACGGAAAAAATGGCTGGGATATGGGCTACACTGATTATCAAATGTGGCCCGAAGCTAAATTTTATGGTAGAGattacaaaagcaaacttGATATTGAGTACTTCACTAATCCTAATCATCCTGATGCTGTATGGTGTCCCGATGTACGAAAATGGGCTGTGATACGTACTTCTAACATTCCACACAGAAGATTAATGGCACATGAAGTGCGGAACAATATTAGACAAAATTATGAACGTCAGCATCAAGCAAATCCTACTAGGAAGAAAACCATTTCACAGagtaaaatttcagccgacTACTCTCATCATTTCAGCTCTGTAGAAGCTaatatttcgtcaaatttGCAGTCCAATTTCAACAACATTAATCAGATTGCTTTACAAGCAATGGCGAACAATATCGAGCAGCAAGAGGAGGTAACATCAGATGTAAGAGTGCAACGCCATATTAAATTCAGTGATCAGAATATCAGTAGCCGTTGTAAAAACATTGTGCCTGTAAGTACATCTAGCGTCGACTTGGAATGTAGCAATGAGTTGGATGTTCAAAGTCTGATTGATCAATGGAAAAATCACTCATTATCAGAAAATTGGCATAAATTGAAATGtgtggaaataaataaattgcagcTTGGTGAACTAATTTCCGCATTTGAGATCattaaatgcaaattttttgacaaccAGGAATCTCAAAGTAGCCAAGAATATAACGAACTACTAGATATAGAGAAGCTTCTCAACTCAAAGTATCGATTTTCTATACTTCAAGAAGTTGCGACAAAACTACCTTtccatgaaaatattaattatcagCCGAAATTAACACCGGAAAGAGCAGCACTACATCTGGTTGTAGGCCGAGACAATCAAAACGATATTTCTCATGAATTTTTAGGTTGTCTCAACCAATATATTTACGCGGACGGGAAGAAAAAGCgaacaaaagtttttcaattctgtaaaagaaaattaaatactaTAAATTATGAAGCCTTGTGGCCCTCTGTTAGAGCATTTGTTATCGAAGCTGGAAAATCAGAACAAATAGATTCACATCTTGGCGAATACTATAATGAATATGTAAGGTTCTTAGGAAAACAGGAACAAAGATTAAATATATTCTTCGATTTATTTGAAAGTGAACTGAAACGGCACAGTGACATACATTCTCTATGGATCGATGCTAAAAATAATCCATTTTTGAAGGACGAACTATGAATAGAGATGAGcaaacacaattttttaaatgcccTTTACGATCGATTCATTAAACAGCCTAAGCAAATGTATAATTGGAAGAAATGCTGCCAAAATCAAAACGTGTTGAATAAATGGAGTGAACACATTTGTGCAAAGGGTCCACTATCAGATAGCTATAGAGAGTTATTAGCTCATGTTTTTAATGTGAACATCCGATTATACATTGAAGATGAAGATAACAAACTGCATTTATTTGACAATCACAAACCTTCATCTGATCAGAATATCCACATCTTACTACGTGGTTCCAGGTTTATTCAACTGAAGTTCAATAAGAATTACTTGGACTTAGAAAATGCATGTAACAAAAACGAAAGCTTATACGCATACATGTTGGCAGAGTTCAAagcgttgaataaaaaagatgattatgataaatttttggacATACAAACTTTGTTATCCGATTCGAGATTTTGTGGAAACGATTACTATACGATCACCGAAGAAATGGAAAGATTTCAAAGCCCGGACACGAAAGTTATAACATCTACAGGATCATTAAATTTAGAAGTTGGAAAATCAAACCAAATCTATTCAGACATTGAGAAGTATGACTACAATTGTGAAGAGTCatcagaaaaacaacaaaatggTTCAGGCGTATTTTTTGAATGTTTTCACAGTGAACTAAAAAGACACAAACATGTCTTTGCTCTATGGATTGAAAGTATAAAACAACCTTCTGTCAACAATGAACTGGAGAAAGAGATTCAGAaacatgaatttttgaatggTCTGTATAATCGTTTTATTAATGAACTCAGCTCAGAATTCGATTTGACTAAATACGCTAACGATGCAGTTATTTTTCGAGAATCTAATAATCATATTCCTGCAAGAAGATTATTGTCCAAAAGCTGTACAGATTTGCATTGtgacttgataaaaaattaccatgAACTAGAAACAGAGTATATAAACCAAAGCAATAAGTTTATACAGGTCTTTGCACAAATTGTGTCGTTTgatagaaaagaagaatttgcagaatatttgaaaaaattaatgtatgTTTCAAATGCCAACTTTCTAAAACATCATGCTGTTAGCGAAGAGCAAGAAATTATCACAATTTCGGAGTACTTTACAGATCCAGAAGAACGCTCACAGATAAAAAaacgattagaaaaaataacgtCACAGTACTCTGGTTATCAGGGTATTTTACGCACAGTGTCAAAGCGTTTTGCCAACGATGGAAGACACGTGTCTTTTCAAGAATTATGCTGTGTAGTAAACTCGATTCTTACCTCTGTTGTCGAAGATCGAAACGAACAGAACACTTTTTCCTGGATAATCGCAGCATATCCCCAAAAAAACTGGATAGATGAGTTGGTATTGCTGCAgatagagaaatttttacaacaaccATCAGTACATAAATCCAAATGGAGAGAGTATTTGTCGAAGATAGAAAATAAGGAAGTTGTCTTATTATTCAGATCGAAACTAAATCAACAAAAGTCAACCTGTCCAATTTCCAATAAGTGTATTGAAGATACTCTACACCTACTTAGTAATATTTCCGACCAGATAGTCGGTTTGGAAGAACTCGAATTATCAGCGTGGGCTTATACTCTCAAGGAGAGATATTGGACACACAAGTTATCTCTGTTAACAAATTGGCAGCAACCTGAAATGTTATCGAAAGCTTCTTATTATCTCATGTCTGTGGAAAATACTTTTGGGATGATTTTgatcgaaaaatttctacaaattgtagaaaaaaaaaattttaattctaatTTGGTGactaatattttatcaaaattccaCAGTGGTGACTGGAATCTGGACACAGAAGTATTGGACACCTTATCTTCTAGTGATATTGATAAATGGGAAGAGGTAATGAACCATAAGTTTATCGGAGATGGAAAAGAACGTGATGTGAAACGATTGATCAAATTAATTACTGACAATGCCAATACTTCACAAAGCATACGCGATGAATTAcccgaaattgaaaatgatatcAGTAATATTGATAGACAAACACCTGTAACAAATGCAAATCCAAATTCTACAAGCAATATAATAGAAAACACTATCACAGAGGACTCGAGAGtacatgaaaaaaacttacaattGCTTGCTGAAATAGATGATGCAATAGAATTAAAAAGAGGATTCAAACTTCGAGATACCCAAAAACTAGCCATACTGGTTTTACTTTCACATAAACGCAATACTCTAGCACAGGTATCGACTGGAGAAGGAAAATCGCTGATTGTAGTAGCAGCGTCGATTATATTAACGCGTCGTGGCGAAAAAGTTGATATCATAACTAGCTCGTCAGTATTAGCAAAACGTGATGCCGAAAATAACAAAGACATCTACGACTTGTTTGATGTCAGTGCATCGCATAACTGTAATGAGAATATTGAAAAGCGAAGAGAAGCATATTCAAATAGCCAAGTAGTATTTGGTGATTTATCTAGTTTTCAGCGTGACTACTTGCAGGATCGATTTTACGGACAAAACATCTTAGGGGATcgtaactttgaaaatgtaattgtgGATGAAGTGGATAGCATGCTACTTGATAAAGGCAACAATATGTTGTACTTGTCCCACGATCTAGCAGGATTGGATAAGCTACAATCGATCTACATTTATATTTGGCAATGGGTCAACAGACCAGCCAAAAGTCAAGAAGATCTTTCCTTAGCGCTTGACGCCAAGTTGATTAAAGAAGCAGTGCTAAACGACTTATATGGTATGATAACGAAAGAAGATATAACCAAACTTAGTTCCGAGCTGGATGAGCAGCAAGTAAAAACGATGTGGGAATGTTTGATAGAAGGAAATATATTAGACGACCAcggtaaaatattaataacacaTATCAATGatgatgaatttgaaattccacTTCCAACTGCACTTAATGCTTATCAAAGTCGTCTTCGTTACCTTTTAAAAGAATGTATTGCAAGAGACAGATTCATACATGTCCCCAATTATCTCAAACCTTTTATTGAACAGCACTTGGATACTTGGATTAATAACGCCATAATTGCAGTTGGTATGCGAGAATGTCATGATTACGTAATAGATGTAGATAGAACTGGAACTAGTTCAGACCTTCATCCAAATATTACGATTCTTGACAGAGACACTGGAACAGATCAAGCCAATTCTCAATGGGACGAAGCATtgcatcaatttttgcaacttAAGCATGGGTGTAAGTTGTCTACGCAAAGTTTGAAGGCTATCTTCATTTCTAACGTTACATACTTGAAACGTTATTGGCATTTATATGGGCTGACAGGTACTTTGGGATcacaaagagaaagagagttgCTAAAGGAGATACACAGCGTCGATTTTGTTACAATTCCTACAGCCAGACCAAAGCAATTTTACGAAGATACACCTCGTCTTTGTCATACGAAGGAAAAATggattgaagaaatatttgtaGAGGCAAAGAAACTCACTGTAGAAAAAGAACGATCAGTGTTAATTATCTGCGAAACGATAGATGATGCGAACACGTTACATagagaatttataaaaaagggTGCAATAAACGTCCACACATATACCAGAGACTATGAAGAGTTTGATGTAGCTCAAGGTAATCGATATCTAGACCAGGGACAGATTATTATTGCAACAAACCTTTCTGGTCGTGGAACCGACATAAAAATCACAAACCAATTGAGGAAAGCTGGAGGATTACATGTTTGCTTAACTTATTTACCAAACAATAGCAGAGTGGAACAGCAAGCATTTGGCCGCACATCGCGAAATGGAGACAAAGGTTCCGGTCAGCTAATCGTTATGGTCTCAGATGGACTAAAACATGGTAACTCGAAAATATTGGAGCTCAAAAAACAACGTGATGCGGAAGAGTTGTCCCGTATATCAGAAATCAAAACCTACTATGAAACTCAAATTACAACAGAGGAACGATGCCTGAGTGAATTCCAGAAACAGTACGAAGATTCCTTGAAGAGAAATCTCGTTAAGAACGGTGTATGTactgaaattacaaaaatcctATTACAAAGTTGCTTAGATCAGTGGGCCTTCTGGCTAGATCGAAACAATAAATGCATTAAAAATTCGACTGATGAATCTAGTAAAgcagatttcgaaaaatcgttgaataattttattaatcaaTTGAAGCATTTGAAATCTCAGAATTTCAGAAACTGGTTACTTTGGGTTGACGAACAGCCAATTCATATGataaaattgggaaaatatttcattaaaaataaacagtATACCGAGGCTATTAAATTGTTCGAAAAAGTAATTGATCAAGAACCACACTTTTCCGAAGCTGCTCATTATTATAAAGCGTTTGCAATGATTAAAACAATTGACTGGGAGAATAACTCTGTAGATGAACAAAATTTAGAACAGATGAAATCACACTTACGAGATGCTTCGCGTCTTTTCAATGAGCACAGTAATTTCTCTATGTACACAGCTAGTCTTATCACAAATATGAAACAGTTCAATTACAATAGCATTGTCCAAATCAACACCTACGTAGAGCAACAAACGAGTCTAAGTCACTTATACTCTATTTTTGCACAATCCATCGATGAAGTTTTGGGTCAGCCTGTGACTGCAGAATCGTTTATTAATCATACAGATGTCGATGAAGAGTTAGCAGAATTTATACACGAAGATCTAGTtgcttataatattttcaaaatgccAAGTATCGAAACTAAAATTTCCGAAGAAGCACTAAACAGAATTAGTTTCGACTGTGGAATATTTGTTGATGAGCTCAGAGAATTTCTTTCTGTATCCAAAGGTAAAGAAATTGATGAGAAACTGTTTTCCGAATTAAAACACAAGATCAAATTACCTAGTAAGGAATATTTCTGGAAATTATCAGttgaggaaaatattttgtatcagGAAACTAAGTGCATTATAattaatgttgaaaatatgaaacgaGTTGACCCTTCGTTGTTGAATTTACTTCGTACTAAAATTGATGAAGAAGAGTTTGAACAACAAACCTTGGAATGTAATCATGCAAATGAAATCGCCCTCCATGGGCAACAGGATATGGCTCAAAACAATTTCGATTTGCAAATGAACGATTGTATTGTACTTAAAAAAAGTGATTTCAAAGAGGCGATAGCTAATAATGATGAGAAATAtcgagctttaaaaaaaaggggggtTATATTGTGCAATAAAAAAGCATGTGTGAACATCTGGAAAATTGCATCCACAAATCTTCCTTTCTATGATTCTGTAACgctcgaaaattttatttcggtaAATATTCCTAAAAATGAtgctgataaaattttagcaGATCTTGTCGAGCAAAGGGTTCTTGCAAAAGACAAATCAACAAGCCATGTCTATCGGCTGATGATTCTGTACTATGAAATTGACCAAATCCGACTTCCGTCTTATCCAATTTATCAAAATGCCGTCAGAGCATTATTGCTACGGTGCTTCATCTATAGAATCGCTcttcaaaaaatcgaaaatcaatcCACAGACCCATACGTCCCTATATGCCTGAACTTACCGAGTCGTCCACACAATAAACTAATCTTTGAATTAACAGATCATAGAATTATTAGCTTTGATAGGGTTAACAAGAAAACagtggattttgaaaaaaatttgaaaggcATTTATAATGAAATGTTGACCATACAAGAATTAAGAGCTATGctttttcgaaacaaaattattccaaCAATAAGGAATATTAAACCACTTTGTGACCATCTAGTTACACATGGTTGGCTTTCTCTACATGAATCCAAGTATTCTATCAATGAATCTAACAAAAGACAAGCACTTAcgcaattcaaaaatattgaagaaacaaTGAGGCAGGTTTTAGACAGACGATTACAACTCAGTAAACAAGAAACGCTTAAACACGTTATCAAAACTTTACAAGAATCAGGTGGTATTTTAGAATCCTTATATGCTCCTGACAGTCGTCTAACACCTCTGACAGAATCTGTGGCTTTTAATAAACTTGTGAAGATAGAGGAAGTCCGTATATTCAATTTGAATGGCTTAGATGAAATTTTACGattagaagaaaagaaatggacaagaaaaatgattttcaatacaGCAACGGTGATAGTAGGAGGAGTGTGTCAAATAGGTTTGGGTACTGTGATAGAATACTTTTCAATGGGAGTTATGAATAACTTTGGCACTGCATTTTTTACCGAAGGTATAAGCGATATCTGGTATGGAATTAATGCTTTTAAATCAGGATATATTAGTTGGAAagattataaacaaaataagatTCAGAATATGATAATGACAACTCTGACATGTGGTGTAGGAGCATATATTTCGCGAGGCACTAAAGTTTCCAGTTTTGGTCATAAAATAACTGGACCTAGCTTAGAACTTAGTGGGAAACTAACTAAAAGTTCCGGTTATGAATTGATGAAAACTGTTGGGACGGTAGGCATCGTGAAGGAGGTAGGAAAACGTATTACATCCAAAACTGTAAATACAATAGCATCTGGATTAGCCAATGTAGGCGTTGATGTGTTCgttaaaagaaaactacaagtttTGTGCAATGGTATAAGATCTGCAATTCTATCAGATATCGAAAAACAGGTAGGAAATCATTTTGTTATGGCAAAATTAGAAGCTATGTATAGAAAACTGGGAAAAATTGAAGCCAAGAAAATGGTTAACGATCTGACTGAGAGTTTCTTTTCTAAACGAAGTATAATGGAAATAATTCTTCCTATTGCGTTGCCAATAGTTAATGCTATAACTCGAAAAATAACCAATGCTATTAAACAGTTTTTACGCTCAGGAAAATGtctacaaaattttcttattcaaactatCACCAAAATTCTGGCGCTAATTCCCGGAGTAAAATATCTCGTACAAGCTGACAAAGTAAGAAAattaacgaataattttttggataCCGTAGATAAAAAACTGACGGATCTATTAGACAATAATGAATCTAATGTAAATTCTAATCGGGAGATACTTGAAGAAGCACAGACAAGAGATGACTGTGAGAGTTTTAAAAACGAAGTAATCGCGCAGTGGAAATTGTTGCTTCATGATGAAGCAGGACATTTAATTGAACAAGAAATTGTAAGCCCTATTCTTAACGAAGGTGTCGTCCGATTGGTTAGATGTTGCgaaaatgtaatgaaaaaacaatataaagGTATCacacaaagaaaatataataaacacaTTGAACAGCTGAAGCAAACTTTCCAAAAGAATCATCAAAGTACTGAAATCCGTAAGCCTAGTGACCAGATTACATTCAGACGCTACATACAGAATGAGTATCATAAGAACCTACTCAAATTGACTgctaaaactaaaa AAAATGCTCCAATGGACTTGGCTTGTATCGATGTATGTCATCAAGCAGTAAGTAAAATATTAGAAAAGCAAGGTATTGCAGGATTTAATCTTAATGTTAAAGTAAAAGGTATTACAAGATACAAATTCTCTTCTGTTAAGAAAACAAGAGTACCGGGAAAAATCAAAGGTAAAATAGTTGAACTTGACCTGAAGGATAATCAGTTTCGACTTCATAGAAGTGGTACATCGACGAAAACTGCAGATAGCAaagctaaaaataattgtttgtaTGAGGCCTTATTAGGACAAATAAATTTGAGCATGGATGCTAAAGTATTCAGAGCTGAGGTTGCTAACTGCATTGAACAAAATCCCAACATACGATATCGAAGTAAACAGGATTGGTCTGTGTCGTAA